aaaaatataactaaTTATAAGTATCACTTTAATGATGTTGAATACACTTTTACTTAATCAGATAACTAAAGATGTCATTAAAGAATTTGCTGATGATGGTGTTAAGTATCTGGAACTGAGAAGCACtccaagagaagaaaattccaCAGGTACAGTCTTTTCTAGTTTTTAATTTGTGATCTTGCACTAGAAAACTTAGTTGAAGACTATGTTAATAACAAGTAAAGTCAAATTTAGTTGGCTCaataaaaatatactttaaTTATGAAAGCTAATATTTAACCATGTAAAATGTGTCACTTTCCTGTTggatttttgaggaaaaaaagggggttGGTTATAAGTCTATGACCCATGAGATTGGGTTATTCACTTGAGTATGGCATCTGAGTCtgctaatatttttaatagctgATATATTTTACTTTcgttgttttcattttttcttctaggTGTGGTTTAGTAGAAACACATAATAGAAGTCCTGTTGTGATTCTCTGGTTCACACAAAGTCATTTAAATTTTTCCACATGCTTAGGAAGAGGTTTAGTTCAAATATGTGCTTCACAGTAAAGCTATATTTACAGACAGAATTAGAATTACATGGGTTAGAAGACTATATCATCTAAAATCAAAGGTGCAACATGAAACTTAGGAGATTGGAGAGCTGAGTCTgcaatattataaaaataatttcaaatatgtTTGTTCCaaatgtgtgcatgtgtttgcAGGTATGACCAAAAGGATGTATGTTGAAACTGTACTTGAGGGTATTAAACAGTGTCAAGAAGAAGGCTTGGATATAGAAGTAAGGTAAATAAAGTATGTGGAACACCTCTGTTTCAAGCTTTTGTGTCTGATGCTTGGTCATGCTTGCAGAGAGGTTTACAAGCCATCAGTATAGGaaagaaaatggtttttaaaCCAGATTACATAGAGTGGAAACAGGTAATTAATATGGAAACCTGactttttatcttcttttttattgGTGAAGAAGAAAACCGGGTAAAACCTCTCATCTTTAAGACTGTCCATTCTTTGCAACATTTTCAGGAAAAGAACCAGTTTTCATGGAATTGGCTCCCTTTTCACAGCTTAGCTTCATTGCAAAGATTTAGTTCGATTAGCTGTACAAGCAGCCTACTGTAAAGAAGAGCTGGTCCTGACCAGCAGAGAAGTTTCAGAAGGTGTCAGTGGCTGTTTTCAGACAGTTTGCTCTCCTGTCTTTTATAGCCTCTATAGCAAGCCTTACTAGATTTGTTTGTGAAAGCTGAAGAATTTTCATTCTTCATGGGTGTTGTTGCATGTGTCCTTCTGCACTTTGGTACCTTCCTTCCTAGAACAGTTTCCTatacaaatacattttatattcaGCCATGAAGGATATGAATTGCCATTTTTGTTGCTATCAGATCTATTGAGCTCCTGATATTACAGCTTGAATATAAtttaagaataatttaatttaatcatTTAATACATTTCTGTCCCAGGCTGTTAATAGCAATAAACAGAAGAGATGGCCCAGCAGTTGCTAAGCAGACTGTTAAACTTGCTGAAGAGTTCCTGCTTTCCAGTGATGGGGTTGTAGTAGGACTTGACCTCAGTGGTGATCCCACTGTAagtttttggtttattttagtCTGTTCTCAAAGATAAATGTATAATGTTGTGTAACAGCAGGTGGTTCTGACTATAGTTTTTGCTCACaagtttttttccaatttttgtGCCTAGCTGGAATGGATTGATACTGGGTTAATCCCTGTTGCTGTAAGGGGCAGATACTCTAACAAAGAATCCTTTGATTAGTATGTGACTGAGAAAAGAACCATTGAAGTGCAGTGTTTATCTGGGAAGTGTGTGTGTCTCAATTGTCCCAGTCAGATAACTGGGTGGAGGCAAATTGTCAGTAGTTTGCATTTTGTTTAGCTGCACCAAATACTCATTTCATATtaagaaagcaaaaatgtttgAGGACAGCTGTCAAGCTGAAGTGAAATAGCTCTAGGTGGTAGCTGTGTAAAAGGTATCAAAATCAAGACAATTGGCTTGTAAGTCTTAGGCATCATCTGAGCTACTGGTGTTTGATCCATTGGTCTAAACCATATGGCAGGGGCTTGTTTGACTTGCTGCATTCCATGGTGAAGTAATGGGAAAAGTGGAATCATTCAAATGTAACTGTGTTTGAATGTAGTGTTTGGATATTGCTAGACTTCTTAATTATGGTAATGACAGGGATTTTGTCAAATAAGCTGTAGAATAGTGATGTGTTCCTGTTTTCCAGGCAGGACATGGTCAAGATTTTTTGGAACCGCTCTCTGAAGCAAAAAAAGCAGGTCTGAAGCTGGCACTGCATCTTTGTGAggtaaaagatttttttattttgctgcttctctgtAATTGTAATTTTGTGAAAATCTCAATGAAACTAAAATTACCTTCTGTGCATTTTGGGCTTCTCGGGCCAAAGTATTAATGGTCTGGGGCAGTTGACAAGAGACAACAAGGAGAAATCTTCAACCTTTTGTTCTAAATCTGAACAGCCAGATTATTGCTTCCTGTACTATATAAGTTGTGGGTCTAGGTGTGAAATTAGGAGTTTTCTAAGAGATCCACTGCTTTCTTACTAGTATTATAGCAGCAATCATGTGTAGTGAAATCCACACAGTTTTGTGAGCAGTGAGCTCTGTTAGTTCCACTGGGATCAGTAGAAAGAGTTGAGCTTTTGTTCAAATAGTGTCTGGAATTGGCTCCAAGAAGCCCAATAATGACTAAAGATAGTTACTTTTTCAGGAAATTAACCAGGACATATGATGTCATCAGCATATTTATACTTGTTTCTATTTCACTAACACTTTCTTTTGGGTAAGAGATGCTGTGAAAGTAGAACTGAAAGTCCACTGTAATTATATAATGTGCTGTTTTATGCTGCCTTGACAGAATGTGAATATATCCTCTCTAGATTCCAAATCAAGAAGAGGAGACCAAGATTCTCCTGGGCCTCCCTCCTGACAGAATTGGACATGGAACATTTCTCAACTCCCCAGCAGCAGGTTCTGAAGAGATAGTGTCACTGGTTCAGCAGAATCATATACCTAttggtaaggaaaaaaatatttaccatgACTTCATCTCTGGATATCAGAACAGGATATGTGCTGCTGTTCTAGTGACACCAGTTTGTCTCTGACCAGAGGTGACTTGGACTTGCCCATAAAGGTACACTCTTGAACTTCTGGGGGTTTTGGCACCTTTGTGGCAGGAGACAACAACGTCTCAGATGGAAGCAAAACCAAATCCCAAATCATAATTTGTCATTACTGTATAAGACTGTGTGGTGGTTCTCTACCTGGTTTGCAAGCTCCCTAAATCTTATACCCCAAATAAATCAATTAGCAAACTTTTCTCAAAACAAATTACAGAAGAAGCATAGAAAATCAACAGTagctgattttaatttttactcaGGACCTTTCTAAGTCAATTAACATGTCTCTTTTAATATATGtcctcatttctttttctgttttttcccttaGAATTTTGCATGACATCAAACATAAAATCTCAGACAGTGCCTTCCTGTGACAAACACCATTTTGGATACTGGTACAACTTGGGCCATCCTGCAGTGCTTTGtgtaagtttgtttttttttaagcatgtaTTTAAGCAAAGGGCTGAGTGAAGTTGGAGATGTCTTTCTCTGTTTATGGATCAGAACTGACTTAAAATTTCTGACCATGTAGCAAATTGTTTGCTTTTAGGAAATAGTGATGTCCTGTTTGAGAAATGCTTTTAATTCAAATAGGAGTTGCTAGCATTTATCTTGGTTCTATTGTAAAGCCAGGACTTTTTTCTGTGGGCTAAAATGGTCAGCTATACAAGCAGTGAACTTCATAGCTCTTTGCACAATGGCAGATTTCTCTTAAAACCGATGGCTTCAGTGCTTGCATATGTACCTGTGCTTACCTGGTGTTCATTGTGCTGGGtgagagctcctgctcttgatGGTTCTGTTGATGGCTCATGAGGGTCTTTAAGCATTGCAGGTGCCCAGTACTTGTGCTGCCATTGGTAGGGTTTCAGTATTATCCTGTTAGTTTAACCCCCATAATCCATAGCATTGTTCAAGTGTGTGTGTAaacatatatgtatattttatagCACCTTATAGCTTatctggggaaagggaaaagaggaataaGGAGACCTGCACATAGTCACATACCTTGAATATATGCATCATTTGATAGCCATCTTCTAGCAGTTTTTGTGGGAAATCCTATTTTCTTGATAAATTGTGGCATCATTATAAGAAGTTTTCTTATATGTTTgaataatttattcatttttagtgaataaaatgaaaatagggcaaataaataattaaataaccATGCACAGATGAAAGAACAGTGGAATAAAATGTGAGACAGCAAGATAAAACTGGTTTGTATGtatagaaaaaaacctttttgatGCAGAGGAActaatttaaacttttttatttctttcctttcaatttAACTCCAGACGGATGATAAAGGTGTCTTTGCCACTGACCTATCGCAAGAATATGAGCTGGTTGCAAAAACATTTAATCTGACCCGATCACAGATGTGGGATCTTTCCTATGAATCAATTAACTATATTTTTGCTTCAAATGCAGTAAAATCCAAGCTGAGGGAGCAATGGTGTAAGGTGAAGCCAGCTCTGTTTGATTAATCAAACTGTTGTCCTAAATAGCTCGGGTGGATTAGCTGAGTTAATAAGCTTGTTTTACTCAAGTCCCTGGCTTTTTTCAGACCTCAGGGTTTTAAACCCAGCCATAAACTGCCTGTGTGAAATGAAGGCAACTGGAATGCATCCCTGGAACAGGGGACGGAAGTAAACGTTCTTTTGGTAGGTGAGAAGGGCTCGCAACCAGTGACTAAAATGCCAGCTGCGTTGTCACTTTGTTTCTCTTGAGTTGatatgacattttaaaaaatacttagtTGAAATATGTCATCATAATATAAACACTGAAGAGCTGGGACAAAATAAAGGCAGAGCTATTGGTGTTTAAAACATCTCTGTTGGCAGCATTCAGCCAAGCAGTTTGGATGTGTGGTGTGTATCTTTGGGGTTTGTATTGTTTTCAGGTTTTGAGCTCTTGATTGAATGTGAAGACAGAAACAAACTCAGGGAGGACTATATATTTATACCAAGGAATTAATGTTGATCTGTTTTTATTGCTGTGCATGTATGACTAAAGCTGCTGTGGATTGAGTAGCACGAGGGGGTCTCTGctggtgccctgggcactggTGGTGTGTAAGCACTTAAGAATCTTGAATGCCTTCAGTAACTGAGCTACTTGGCAAAGTGGTGTCATccttaaaatgctttttagaaTTGCTGTTTGTTGtgtaaaaaaaggaataaaaatagcCTCAAGCTCCATGTTTTTGAAACCACCACTTCAaggtgtgcatgtgtgtgtttgaGCTCTACAGAAGAGAAGGAGGATTCTGTGGGGTGAGTCCCTGGAGCACCGTGCTGCctgccagcctctccctgctgctgtgacagcccCTGGCTCTCCCTGTCCCGAGCAGCCGCAGGCTTCGCTCTCCAAGCACCTGCCTGTGTATTCTGGTGCTGAGAGCTCACAAAGTCTGTGAATGTGCACATGCTGCAGTTTGTGTAGTGGGAGTCAGGAGGTCACCTGGAGGATTCCAAATGTGTGCAGTGAAAGAACCAGGAATGTATGTGGGTGGCTAAAGAGcaacacacagagctgggatttctgtGTATAGGAGTCTAACTGTGAGTTACTGCAGTTATTTACACAGCAGAAATGTTACACTTGGGAAGTTGGGCAGGATGTGGACTTTTGGAATGAAGGATCACCATCTGATGAGACCTTTGTCATGCACAGTTCCCAAGGTGACCATTGTAACTTGAAATGTTTTTACTGTCCCTGAGTTAGTTCTCCAGTTTAACTTTTGTAAGTAAAACTGCAGTTTCCTTCTTTGACTTCATGTAGCATTATAGCTAATTTTAATTTAAGCACTTCTTGCTGAGCCTGCTTTTCAAATTCTATAAACTACTGTTTAGCTTAAAACATTGTATAAAAATGACTGTGACAGAGTGTAGCATCATCACCAAATTAACCATCAGTAATGGGACAGAGAAGATTTTTTCCCTGAATGCAATGGAAATTTTGAGTAAATGCTACTGGAATTTCATGTGGTATAAGATGAGGTTTAAGTTACCTATTCATGTGCAgctcaaattattttaaaagtaaacaaaataGATCTAgagttaatatttttatttccatctgATTATACAAGAGAACACTTACAAAGCAGTCTCCAGTGCTCAGTCTTTACTCATGAAAATGCACACTGATTCAAGACAAGCAGTCTTGAACAATACTGCTTTGGTGATGTGTGTGAGAACAACTGCTCACTGTGGCATTGGTTTCTCTGTTCCTTCTGAGGCAAACACAGGCAGTCTTCAAAACCTCAGCTCCCTGTCATGAGACTGATAACATTCCATAGCTTTTCATAATATAGCCACTAAAGCATAGGTACATACTGCTCCTCAGGATGCTAGCTTGGCAAATAATGTACTTACATCAATGATTTATATGGCTGCTTGAATATTTAGGTGTTTCAGAATAATGCATTAAAAAGAATGGAGGCAGGTAGGGGCCCTGCATTAGCTAAGTGATTCAGCTGATTAAAAGGCTAGCATGTCCCTCCTGTGAGCCTTAGAGAGTGGCCACTGGTAAGATTGGAGTGGAGAGGGCTCTGGGGGAGGATCTCATCAAGGTTTTTAAATATCTGATGAGAAGAAGTAaagaagatggagccaggcacttctcagcaaTACCCAGTAACAGGAAAAGGGGCACAGACTGGTTCTGTGTGGGTGGTTGAACATGGGAATGCTCACCCAGACAGGCTGGGGAGTCTGTCCTTGCAGGTACTCAAACCTATCAGTGACTTGTAGCTTCAGCAAAGGAGGTGGACTGGGCAATCTCCAGAGATGCCTTCCAGCCTCATCtgttctgtgaagaaaatatacaaatatacaaATGATAAAGTCTCTATATAAAtacaaaagcttttaaaattaaatactgaCTTAACTGAGTCACTCAAGTGACAGTTTTTCACCAGGCTTGGTCACCAGCAGTTGGCTGATTTGTGAAACTGTTTTTAAAGAATAGTCTATTCACCCTTCATAGCCTTCCTTTCACAGCCATTGTGGAATCCTTTGGTGCCATCAGGACCTTTAGGCAGCCTCAGCACCCCTACAGGGAGACCGTctgcattttgtattttccGAACCATCATGGGACTGCTGACAGGACTCTTCTCTTGGGTCAGAGTTTGGGCTTTTCTTCTCTGCACCCAGGGGCTCCCAGAAGGAGTGATGCTGCTATCTGAGGAATAATCCGTGTATTTCCGTGGAATTTCAGGGCTAGTGCTTGCGTTAATCTTGCTGTCTTCAGCCAGCGGAGATTTTTTGGTTACTTTTCTTAGTGAAGATGGACTGTTCCAAGGACTTGATCTGGGTGACATGTTAGGACTCAAATGGTTGTTTGGGTGGATGATGGGGCTCAAATTACTCATGGTATTTGTTGTGGTACGTTTGCGTCCTGACCGCGGTGATGTAGGATTGCTCTCTGGGTCAGAAGAGCTGTTTGCTGAAGATTCATCACCAGCAAACTGAAGTTCCTCAACTCTCTTGTTAAGGGATCGAGCCTTCTTAAGGCTCTTGCTGATATCTTCATCACGGTTCTTGTCTTTGGGAACTTTTTTCTTTGGTGGTTTCATGCCTATTTGGACAACTTTCATGCCAATCTCTTTGTTTTCAGCACACATGAAATCATGAGCACGTACGGCCGCTTCTACTTCTTCAAATTCTATAATTGCACATTCCTGGGTTCCCAGCTGGGTGTACCGATTGCTGACCCTCCTGATATCAGGTGGGAGATCCCTGCCAGGCTTGAGAATACGAACTGATGAAATTACACCAAAAGTTACAAAGGCTTTGAGGAGATGCTCCATTATCCTTTCTTGCATGCATCCGTTTTCTTCTTTGTTGAGGGCCTGCAGCTCAGAAATCATGTGGATATCATACACCAGTAGCATCCTAGTAGGGACATTTTCACTTGGAAACACTGGAACTGGAGTATTTCTTCGAACCTTTTTGTTATCATCATTGAGCTCCAGAGTGCTGGAGTACTTCAGTGCATAGGCTGTGGTTCTCCAGTCACGGGTAAGGTGTTTCACCTTTGGGACAGACACAGGTTAAGCACCACAACTGAGCAAACCCAGTCAAACTAGTCACTGAATTTTAAGGCAGATGCAGGCTTCAGTCTACAAGCAGAACCCTGGATTTTAGTTTCACGTAGCAGACTTAGTGAGAAAGTATACAGTTTTCATACTATAATGGGCATCAGTGAGTTCCTGGAAAGTTCATGTCCTGTTGAATCGAATTAAAACAGGAACTGGCACTAAAGCTTCAACTGGAGATCATTACTGAAAGCCTGCTCAAGTAGTGCTTGGTCATTCCACATCTAGGCCTGAACCATGATCAAAATGTATGTTCTATGGAGGTTACATTTGCCAAACAAGATGTTTTGTTAAGTTTAGGTCTTCATTGTATTGAACTGATCTTTCCTCCctcaaaaatctcaaaaacaccccaaacttttccattttcattaaATGTTTATAAAGAGTTTATCTATTACCAATATAATCTGAAGTGCTTTGAGAAAATTGAGAGTACCTTAACTTCTAGACTGAATAACTCTGCAAAACAATGAGATTTAGAATCTTGACAAAGTGTTTCTAGTGTAATTCTAGAAATCAGTTATGTACAGATTTACGTAGGTCTTTCTAatctaaggagaaaaaaaataataaaactcaCTTCAAGTCTAAGGGATATTGGTTACCAGATGCTTTATACTACTCTTCATTTTTGGTCCTCTGTCCAAAAGTCAGATTTGCTGTCCCTTCTCAGAGTCTTGAACGTAACTTTACCAGGACTACCCAGCTGTTCATGTGTAGTTgccatgaaaattaattttatctaaTGTCCTCCTGTCTCCAAGAATGATAATTTAAAAGCATACAGGCTTTTAAGCCAATGATTTCCCTAGCCAATCATCAATGAGCTCAGCAGTGAA
The genomic region above belongs to Haemorhous mexicanus isolate bHaeMex1 chromosome 13, bHaeMex1.pri, whole genome shotgun sequence and contains:
- the LRRC49 gene encoding leucine-rich repeat-containing protein 49 isoform X13, with translation MATEQDRERELRFYRRLPKAELHAHLNGCISIATMKKLMAQKPNLQIQNGMTVIDKGKKRTLDECFQMFQIIYQVTTRTEDILLITKDVIKEFADDGVKYLELRSTPREENSTGMTKRMYVETVLEGIKQCQEEGLDIEVRLLIAINRRDGPAVAKQTVKLAEEFLLSSDGVVVGLDLSGDPTAGHGQDFLEPLSEAKKAGLKLALHLCEIPNQEEETKILLGLPPDRIGHGTFLNSPAAGSEEIVSLVQQNHIPIEFCMTSNIKSQTVPSCDKHHFGYWYNLGHPAVLCTDDKGVFATDLSQEYELVAKTFNLTRSQMWDLSYESINYIFASNAVKSKLREQWCKVKPALFD
- the LARP6 gene encoding la-related protein 6, producing MAQPQPAEAGAAPAGPELPAGSGPVQIRVAVQAAAEEEEEDEEEGGGAQCPSCSEEDSGRCGRSSGGENDDDSDQNWKPPENDLIQKLIAQIEYYFSDENLEKDAFLLKHVRRNKMGYVSVKLLTSFKKVKHLTRDWRTTAYALKYSSTLELNDDNKKVRRNTPVPVFPSENVPTRMLLVYDIHMISELQALNKEENGCMQERIMEHLLKAFVTFGVISSVRILKPGRDLPPDIRRVSNRYTQLGTQECAIIEFEEVEAAVRAHDFMCAENKEIGMKVVQIGMKPPKKKVPKDKNRDEDISKSLKKARSLNKRVEELQFAGDESSANSSSDPESNPTSPRSGRKRTTTNTMSNLSPIIHPNNHLSPNMSPRSSPWNSPSSLRKVTKKSPLAEDSKINASTSPEIPRKYTDYSSDSSITPSGSPWVQRRKAQTLTQEKSPVSSPMMVRKIQNADGLPVGVLRLPKGPDGTKGFHNGCERKAMKGE